The region AGGAGAAGCCTTAAAGGATGGTTACCGGGAAAAAACGTACCTGGCAACCAAATGTCCGGTATGGAAGCTTGAGAAGCCGGAAGACTTTGATGAGATTTTAGAAGGTCAGCTGAAAAAGCTTCAGACAGACCATGTTGATTTTTACCTCCTTCACGCCTTAAGCAGGGACCGTTTTGAAGACAAGGTTAAAAAATTTGATCTTGTAAAACGTATGGAAAAAGCACGGGATGAAGGAAAAATAAAATACCTTGGTTTTTCCTTCCATGATTCATATGATGTATTTCAGGATATCCTAACTTATTATGATGGATGGGATTTTTGCCAGATTCAATATAATTACGTGGACTTAGAGCATCAGGCAGGAGTGAAGGGATTAAAAGCTGCTGCGGATAATGGGCTTGCAGTTGTGATCATGGAACCACTGTTAGGCGGTAAGCTGGCAGATCCTGCGGACCATGTGAAAAAGGTATTTCCTGAGGGAAAAACCATCGTGGAATATGCCCTTGATTTTTTGTGGGACCAGCGTCCGGTGAGTCTTCTCTTAAGCGGAATGAGCGATGAGAAGCAGCTTGAGGAAAACCTTAAGTTTGCTGACCGCAGCAGTGTGGGAATGGTAAGGCCGGAAGAAAAGCAGGTTTATAAAAAGGCCAAGGAACTGTTTGATTCCATGGCCCTGGTGGGCTGCACCGGATGCCGCTACTGCCTTCCCTGCCCCTTTGGTCTGGAGATTCCGGAGATCTTTTCTTATTACAACATGACGGCTGCCCATAAGGAAAGTGAGGCAAAGGCCGGATACGGGGCTTTGTCAGTAAATGCAAAAGGCTGCAGGGCATGCCGCCGCTGCGAAAAAGCATGTCCCCAGATGATAAAGATCAGTCAGGTCATGCCGGAGGTTGCAAAGGTGTTTTCGAAACTATAAGCTTAACTGTTTAGGCGAAGGAGGACGGTTCATGCTGGAAAAACTTGATTTATCAAAAAGGATAGACAAAGAAACCTATAAAAGCACAAGGAAGGAGCAGAGCGAAAGGCTGGGCCTTTTGCAGAGGAATTGCAAGGAAGCTAAAATTCCTGTCATGATTGTGTTCGAGGGTATGGGAGCGTCGGGAAAAGGCACCCAGATCAACCGCCTGATTCAGGCATTGGACCCTAGAGGCTTTGATGTATATGCCAATGATAAATCAACGGAAGAGGAGCAGATGCGCCCGTTTTTATGGCGTTTTTGGACCAAGCTTCCGGCCCAGGGAAGAATCGCCCTCTTTGACAGAAGCTGGTACAGGCAGGTGACCATTGAGCGGTTTGAGGGTAAGATCCCGGAAACGGCTCTGCCGGAGGCCTTCCATGATATTCAAAGCTTTGAACGGCAGCTTACAGATGACGGC is a window of [Clostridium] saccharolyticum WM1 DNA encoding:
- a CDS encoding aldo/keto reductase, whose translation is MQYRDFGKTGIKVSALGFGAMRLPLHQDEQVDEKRAVSMIRHAIDEGVNYIDTAYPYHQGESERIVGEALKDGYREKTYLATKCPVWKLEKPEDFDEILEGQLKKLQTDHVDFYLLHALSRDRFEDKVKKFDLVKRMEKARDEGKIKYLGFSFHDSYDVFQDILTYYDGWDFCQIQYNYVDLEHQAGVKGLKAAADNGLAVVIMEPLLGGKLADPADHVKKVFPEGKTIVEYALDFLWDQRPVSLLLSGMSDEKQLEENLKFADRSSVGMVRPEEKQVYKKAKELFDSMALVGCTGCRYCLPCPFGLEIPEIFSYYNMTAAHKESEAKAGYGALSVNAKGCRACRRCEKACPQMIKISQVMPEVAKVFSKL